A single region of the Longimicrobiaceae bacterium genome encodes:
- a CDS encoding GntR family transcriptional regulator produces MALSRGPLRDEVYSAIAKRIVRNELAPGSRLSDTALAKELGVSRTPVREALVQLEREGFLDAEVGRGFFVAPLSAAKLREAAPIFWTLEGLALRAASPLSAPVLDELDEIAAETARSLGDPQRVVWLNLRWHQLLVEGCGNEHLLGLLDGFARVLRRYAFAYWHDTGRADASVELHQRVAASLRAGDLDAAAAMLEQGWREATERMASSIDETKAGDPE; encoded by the coding sequence ATGGCGCTGAGCCGCGGGCCCCTGCGCGACGAGGTGTACAGCGCCATCGCCAAGCGGATCGTGCGCAACGAGCTTGCGCCGGGAAGCCGCCTGAGCGACACCGCCCTGGCCAAGGAGCTGGGGGTGAGCCGCACCCCGGTGCGCGAGGCGCTGGTGCAGCTGGAGCGCGAGGGGTTCCTGGACGCGGAGGTGGGGCGCGGCTTCTTCGTGGCGCCGCTCAGCGCCGCCAAGCTGCGCGAGGCGGCGCCCATCTTCTGGACGCTGGAGGGGCTGGCGCTTCGCGCCGCATCCCCGCTCTCCGCCCCCGTGCTCGACGAGCTGGACGAGATCGCGGCCGAGACCGCGCGCAGCCTGGGCGACCCGCAGCGCGTGGTTTGGCTGAACCTGCGGTGGCACCAGCTGCTGGTGGAGGGCTGCGGGAACGAGCACCTGCTCGGGCTTCTGGACGGCTTCGCGCGCGTGCTGCGGCGCTACGCCTTCGCGTACTGGCACGACACCGGCCGCGCAGACGCCTCCGTGGAGCTGCACCAGCGCGTGGCCGCCTCCCTGCGCGCCGGCGACCTGGACGCCGCGGCCGCCATGCTGGAGCAGGGCTGGCGCGAGGCCACGGAGCGCATGGCGAGCTCGATCGACGAGACGAAGGCCGGCGACCCGGAGTGA
- the aceB gene encoding malate synthase A, which produces MPAAASGVEVDGVTVLGEMLPEGEGVLTPEALAFVAGLHRRFNATREDLLHRRVRRQEAIDAGEMPDFLPETAEVRAAEWKVAPTPADLQDRRVEITGPTDRKMVINALNSGASAFMADFEDSLSPTWRNVVDGQATLYEAVRRTLSLDSPEGKQYRLGEKLATLIVRPRGWHLPERHVLVDGEPISASLFDFGLFFFHNAAELLARGSGPYLYLPKMESHLEARLWNDVFTAAQDELGIPQGSIRATVLIETILAAFEMDEILYELRDHAAGLNAGRWDYIFSIIKKFSRRGDFVLPDRVQVTMAVPFMKCYAELLVKTCHRRGAHAMGGMAAFIPSRKDAEVNRVALAKVREDKERETGQGFDGTWVAHPDLVPVAREVFDRVLGDRPNQKEVLNDEVKVRAQDLLSPGILGGRITEGGVRNNVSVAVQYIEAWLRGNGAVGIYNLMEDAATAEISRAQLWQWIRHRAELEDGRHVNPDIYCAVRDEEVAKLREGREASRELDEAVELLDTLVLGAEFAPFLTLPAYQHLD; this is translated from the coding sequence ATGCCGGCAGCAGCGTCTGGTGTCGAGGTGGATGGCGTTACGGTCCTGGGGGAGATGCTGCCGGAGGGAGAAGGGGTGCTCACGCCCGAGGCGCTGGCCTTCGTGGCCGGGCTGCACCGCCGCTTCAACGCCACACGCGAGGACCTGCTGCACAGGCGCGTCCGGCGGCAGGAGGCGATCGACGCGGGCGAGATGCCGGACTTCCTGCCCGAGACGGCGGAGGTACGCGCGGCGGAGTGGAAGGTTGCGCCCACGCCGGCCGACCTGCAGGACCGGCGCGTGGAGATCACCGGGCCCACCGACCGGAAGATGGTGATCAACGCGCTGAACTCCGGCGCGAGCGCCTTCATGGCGGACTTCGAGGACTCGCTTTCGCCCACCTGGCGCAACGTGGTGGACGGGCAGGCCACGCTGTACGAGGCCGTGCGCCGCACCCTCTCGCTCGACTCGCCGGAGGGCAAGCAGTACCGGCTGGGGGAGAAGCTGGCGACGCTCATCGTCCGTCCCCGCGGCTGGCACCTGCCCGAGCGGCACGTGCTGGTGGACGGGGAACCCATCTCCGCGTCGCTGTTCGACTTCGGGCTCTTCTTCTTCCACAACGCGGCGGAGCTGCTGGCGCGCGGGAGCGGGCCGTACCTCTACCTGCCCAAGATGGAGAGCCACTTGGAGGCGCGGCTGTGGAACGACGTCTTCACGGCCGCGCAGGACGAGCTGGGCATCCCGCAGGGCAGCATCCGCGCGACGGTGCTCATCGAGACCATCCTGGCCGCGTTCGAGATGGACGAGATCCTGTACGAGCTGCGGGACCACGCGGCGGGGCTCAACGCGGGCCGGTGGGACTACATCTTCAGCATCATCAAGAAGTTCAGCCGCCGCGGCGACTTCGTGCTGCCGGACCGCGTGCAGGTGACGATGGCCGTGCCGTTCATGAAGTGCTACGCGGAGCTGCTGGTGAAGACCTGCCACCGCCGCGGCGCGCACGCCATGGGCGGCATGGCGGCCTTCATCCCCAGCCGCAAGGACGCCGAGGTGAACCGCGTGGCGCTGGCCAAGGTGCGCGAGGACAAGGAGCGCGAGACCGGCCAGGGCTTCGACGGCACCTGGGTGGCGCACCCGGACCTGGTCCCCGTGGCGCGCGAGGTGTTCGACCGGGTTCTCGGTGACAGGCCCAACCAGAAGGAGGTGCTGAACGACGAGGTGAAGGTGCGCGCGCAGGACCTGCTCAGCCCAGGCATATTGGGCGGGCGGATCACCGAGGGCGGCGTGCGCAACAACGTGAGCGTGGCGGTGCAGTACATCGAGGCGTGGCTGCGCGGCAACGGCGCGGTGGGCATCTACAACCTGATGGAAGATGCCGCCACGGCCGAGATCTCGCGCGCGCAGCTCTGGCAGTGGATCCGGCACCGCGCCGAGCTGGAAGACGGCCGGCACGTGAACCCCGACATCTACTGCGCGGTCCGGGACGAGGAGGTGGCGAAGCTGCGGGAGGGACGCGAGGCCTCGCGCGAGCTGGACGAGGCGGTGGAGCTGCTGGACACGCTGGTGCTGGGCGCCGAGTTCGCCCCATTTCTCACCCTGCCGGCCTACCAGCATCTGGACTAG
- a CDS encoding GntR family transcriptional regulator, with protein sequence MTLTRSRRGPEPPRSTIARAPLRDQVHHALVGRILRDELPPESRLSDSVLAGELGVSRTPVREALLRLEREGFLQTDPGRGFFVKALSAREVREVYPVLWTLECLALTTAPPPPPAALAELEWLNGQIARSADDPEQRIELDTRWHRTLVEGCGNAMLLETIAGLKSVLHRYEYAYMMNSGSVPASTRSHDEIAAAAGAGETERAADLLRAHWRLAIDDLVPWLETRG encoded by the coding sequence ATGACGTTGACCCGATCCCGGCGGGGACCGGAACCCCCGCGCAGCACCATCGCCCGTGCGCCGCTCCGCGACCAGGTTCACCACGCGCTGGTGGGCCGCATCCTCCGCGACGAGCTGCCGCCCGAGAGCCGCCTGAGCGACAGCGTGCTGGCGGGCGAGCTGGGCGTGAGCCGCACCCCCGTGCGCGAGGCGCTGCTGCGGCTGGAGCGCGAGGGCTTCCTGCAGACCGACCCCGGCCGCGGCTTCTTCGTGAAGGCGCTGAGCGCCCGCGAGGTCCGCGAGGTCTACCCCGTCCTGTGGACGCTGGAGTGCCTGGCACTCACCACCGCGCCGCCGCCGCCGCCCGCCGCGCTGGCCGAACTGGAGTGGCTGAACGGGCAGATCGCCCGCAGCGCCGACGACCCGGAGCAGCGCATCGAGCTGGACACGCGCTGGCACCGCACGCTGGTGGAGGGCTGCGGCAACGCGATGCTGCTGGAGACCATCGCCGGCCTGAAGAGCGTGCTGCACCGCTACGAGTACGCGTACATGATGAACTCCGGCTCGGTGCCCGCGTCCACCCGCTCGCACGACGAGATCGCCGCGGCCGCGGGCGCGGGCGAGACGGAGCGCGCGGCGGACCTGCTGCGCGCGCACTGGCGGCTCGCCATCGACGACCTGGTCCCCTGGCTGGAGACCCGCGGATGA
- the aceA gene encoding isocitrate lyase, which translates to MNGENFDAQVQELASRWMSDERWEGIDRPYTAEEVVKLRGSVRVEHSLARRGAERLWKALHEDEAVRTFGALTGAQAVQMVKGGLQAIYLSGWQVAGDMNLSGQTYPDQSLYPSNSVPAVVKRLNNALLRADQIEWCEGKAERDWLVPIVADAEAGFGGPLHGFELMKSMIEAGAAGVHFEDQLASEKKCGHLGGKVLIPTAQFIRTLVGARLAADVLDVPTLLVARTDADAATLITSDIDPRDHEFLTGERTPEGYFRVTGGLASSIKRGLSYAPYADLVWCETSTPDLDEAREFAEGIHAQFPGKMLAYNCSPSFNWQRKLDAATIAKFQRELNAMGYKFQFITLAGWHLINLHTFKLAGEYAAEGMPAYVRLQAEEFALEEAGYTATKHQREVGAGYFDQVLMAVTGGETSTAALVGSTESAQFA; encoded by the coding sequence ATGAACGGCGAGAACTTCGACGCACAGGTGCAGGAGCTGGCCAGCCGGTGGATGTCCGACGAGCGGTGGGAGGGCATCGACCGGCCGTACACGGCCGAAGAGGTGGTGAAGCTGCGCGGCTCGGTCCGCGTGGAGCACTCGCTGGCCCGCCGCGGCGCCGAGCGCCTGTGGAAGGCGCTGCACGAGGACGAGGCGGTGCGCACGTTCGGGGCGCTCACCGGCGCGCAGGCGGTGCAGATGGTGAAGGGCGGGCTGCAGGCCATCTACCTGAGCGGCTGGCAGGTGGCGGGCGACATGAACCTGAGCGGCCAGACGTACCCGGACCAGAGCCTGTACCCCAGCAACAGCGTGCCCGCGGTGGTGAAGCGGCTGAACAACGCCCTGCTGCGCGCCGACCAGATCGAGTGGTGCGAGGGCAAAGCCGAGCGCGACTGGCTGGTGCCCATCGTGGCGGACGCGGAGGCGGGCTTCGGCGGGCCGCTGCACGGCTTCGAGCTGATGAAGAGCATGATCGAGGCGGGCGCGGCCGGCGTGCACTTCGAGGACCAGCTGGCGAGCGAGAAGAAGTGCGGGCACCTGGGCGGCAAGGTTCTCATTCCCACGGCGCAGTTCATCCGCACGCTGGTGGGTGCGCGCCTGGCGGCCGACGTGCTGGACGTACCCACCCTGCTGGTGGCGCGGACGGACGCGGACGCGGCCACGCTCATCACCAGCGACATCGACCCGCGCGACCACGAGTTCCTCACCGGCGAGCGCACGCCCGAGGGCTACTTCCGCGTCACGGGCGGTCTGGCGTCGAGCATCAAGCGCGGGCTGTCGTACGCGCCGTACGCGGACCTTGTGTGGTGCGAGACCAGCACGCCGGACCTGGACGAGGCGCGCGAGTTCGCCGAGGGCATCCACGCCCAGTTCCCCGGCAAGATGCTGGCGTACAACTGCTCGCCCAGCTTCAACTGGCAGCGCAAGCTGGACGCGGCGACGATCGCCAAGTTCCAGCGCGAGCTGAACGCCATGGGCTACAAGTTCCAGTTCATCACGCTGGCTGGGTGGCACCTCATCAACCTGCACACCTTCAAGCTGGCTGGCGAGTACGCGGCCGAGGGCATGCCCGCCTACGTCCGCCTCCAGGCCGAGGAGTTCGCGCTGGAGGAGGCCGGCTACACCGCCACCAAGCACCAGCGCGAGGTGGGCGCCGGCTACTTCGACCAGGTCCTCATGGCCGTCACCGGCGGCGAGACGTCCACCGCCGCCCTCGTCGGCAGCACGGAGTCCGCGCAGTTCGCGTAA